The Campylobacter showae CSUNSWCD genome contains a region encoding:
- the gltX gene encoding glutamate--tRNA ligase encodes MQNSQIVTRFAPSPTGYLHIGGLRTALYNYLYARANGGKFLLRIEDTDLKRNSEEATQAIKEAFAWCGLDHDGEVTYQSRRFDVYKEYVQKLLAEGKAYKCYMSKDELDALRAEQEARKERPKYDNRYREFTGTPPAGVEPVIRIKAPLSGEIVIDDGIKGEVKFRVEDILDDFIIARSDGTPTYNFTVVIDDALMGVTDVIRGDDHLSNTPKQIVLYDALGFKAPKFYHVAMINGEDGSKLSKRHGATDVMEYKRMGYLPEALLNFLVRLGWSHGNDEIFGMDDMLKYFDPHDINKSSSTYNASKLEWLNAHYIKTLPYERLASEMLEFEIDFKAMPKGEVLLNSLRERSKTLVEMSQSARTIINAPSAYDEKAYAKFITPESKENLAKFAEILGENLDAKGYEEMTGKFLEANGLKLKDLAQALRVALTGNSVSPGIFEVLEVLGADETKKRIKNILKENK; translated from the coding sequence ATGCAAAATTCACAAATAGTAACTAGATTTGCCCCCTCTCCGACCGGATATTTGCACATCGGCGGGCTTAGGACGGCGCTTTATAACTACTTATACGCTAGAGCAAACGGCGGCAAATTTCTGCTGCGCATCGAAGATACCGACCTAAAACGCAACTCCGAAGAGGCCACGCAAGCGATAAAAGAGGCCTTTGCCTGGTGCGGACTGGATCACGACGGCGAGGTGACGTATCAGTCGCGTAGATTTGACGTGTATAAAGAGTATGTACAAAAGCTGTTAGCCGAGGGCAAAGCCTACAAATGCTACATGAGCAAGGACGAGCTAGATGCTCTGCGCGCCGAGCAAGAAGCGAGAAAAGAGAGGCCCAAATACGACAATCGCTACCGCGAATTTACAGGCACTCCGCCTGCGGGAGTCGAGCCCGTTATCCGTATCAAAGCGCCTCTAAGCGGCGAGATCGTGATCGACGACGGCATCAAAGGCGAGGTTAAATTTAGAGTCGAGGATATCCTAGATGATTTTATCATCGCGCGCTCTGACGGCACGCCTACCTATAACTTCACGGTCGTGATAGATGACGCGCTAATGGGCGTAACCGACGTCATCCGCGGCGACGATCATTTATCAAATACTCCGAAGCAAATCGTACTTTACGATGCGCTTGGTTTTAAGGCGCCGAAATTTTATCACGTCGCGATGATAAACGGCGAGGACGGTAGCAAACTGAGCAAACGCCACGGCGCGACCGACGTGATGGAGTATAAGCGCATGGGTTATCTGCCTGAGGCTCTTTTAAATTTCCTCGTGCGCCTAGGCTGGAGCCACGGAAACGACGAAATTTTCGGTATGGACGATATGCTAAAGTACTTCGATCCGCACGATATAAACAAGAGCTCAAGCACCTATAACGCAAGCAAGCTAGAGTGGCTAAACGCCCACTATATCAAGACGCTGCCGTACGAGAGGCTAGCAAGCGAGATGCTTGAATTTGAGATAGATTTTAAAGCGATGCCAAAGGGCGAGGTGCTGTTAAATTCATTGCGCGAACGTTCAAAAACGCTAGTTGAAATGAGCCAAAGCGCAAGGACGATCATAAACGCTCCAAGCGCATACGACGAGAAAGCCTACGCTAAATTTATCACGCCCGAAAGCAAGGAAAATTTGGCTAAATTTGCCGAAATTTTAGGCGAAAATTTAGACGCCAAGGGCTACGAGGAGATGACGGGTAAATTTTTAGAAGCAAACGGCTTAAAGCTAAAAGACTTAGCTCAGGCGCTTCGCGTTGCGCTAACTGGAAATAGCGTAAGCCCGGGGATATTTGAGGTGCTCGAGGTTTTGGGCGCGGACGAGACGAAAAAACGAATAAAAAATATTTTAAAGGAGAACAAATGA